The Cylindrospermum stagnale PCC 7417 genome segment TCCCTGACTTGCATGATTCCAATTGCCTTTGTGCCAAAACTACCGCTGCATGGTTGTTTGATGCCAAAACGGGATTGAATGAGTCAGAATGGAAGCGATCGCTTCTTACTCATGTTAATATCTCCCAAAAATTAGACGCACTACTACAGCAGCGGTTGTTTGGCGTAACTCGTCGTTCTTTGCAAGCAGATTTAGAAATTCTGGAAAAACTAGGTTGGCTGGAATATCGACAGCACAAATATCACCGCGTCAAAAAGTTACCATCTCGTCCCATCTCTGCAAATCCAGCATTAACCTCTACCAATCTCAATAGTTATGAACTGAATTTTCTCAATCAAGAAGACTTAGCAAGCATTGCCCAAAATCATTCCCAGGAAATCTGCGGTGTCCGGCGGTTCTTTTTCAAACTTGATTATGTCAGCCCCCGCACCACTATAGATCAAGTAGAGGACTGGCAACACGAATTGAGAGAAATTTGGGGACAAACTCCAGTCCCACCCATCAAACTAACTTACAACAGCGCCAGGTTAGGAAATGTTGTCGAATCTTTAGTTTACCCAGTCTGCATCTACTATGTACAACGTGCAGTTTACCTGTGTGCTTTTGGGCAAAGTCCTGATAGAAAAACTGATTGGTATAATTATCGTCTTGACAGAATTCAACAAATTACCCCCATCAAGTGGACAAATACTGCCATTCCCCAAATTCTACAACAGCGCTACAATCAGGCAACTTTACCGAATCCAGAAGAAATTGAAGGGCAATTATCTAAAGCTTGGGGTTTTGATTTTTACTTACAGTCTCAACTGATGCTTTTGAGATTTGACCGTCAGTATCATGACCGCTATATTCAGCATACCTTTCGCCATGAAACTTTTGCAGCAATTTCCTATCAGCAAGCACAACGTCTGATTCGACAGCACACACCGCAACTGTCACAACAGCAGGCATTATTGAAAGTTCTTGCAGCCCGTTCTCACGAAGATGCCTACTACCGGGTGAACTATCGACATGGGGATAATAATGTAATGATGCGTTTACGGGCATGGCGTCCAAAGGCTGAAGTGCTTAGTCCTTGGGATTTGCGGCAAAGTATTACAGCTGATGTCGCTGCCGAATTTCAGCTTTATCAAGATTCAGAAAAACTATGAACACAGCAAAATTAACAAGTTCGTAGTAAGGACTTTAGTCCTTATTCCCAGCCAATTTTTTGGTAAAGTAACAAATAGGCTGTTAAACTTAGTTACATCAGCAGTTTTTTGGCAAACCGCAGCGGGGGCAAAAACCCTGGGGGGTTCGCCAAATCGCCAGAACCTTGACAATTCAATAGCTTGAAGGTTTCTATAGTTTCGGTTGGCAGTGTTTTGCACTCAATTTTTGTTCAGTATTTTGAGGTCTGCCAAATTCCTTTCTAGAGTCTGCTTCTAGTCTCGTTTCCAGAGGGCGGACTTTCCGCTAACTAATTCCCCGCAAGGGGACTGAAACGAATGATTCTAGAAGGGAATACGTCGCCGTACTCTGCACTTTCCGCTAACTAATTCCCCGCAAGGGGACTGAAACGCCTCAATCCGCCTTCTAGCCGTTTGAGGCGATCGCGCCTTTCCGCTAACTAATTCCCCGCAAGGGGACTGAAACTTTGGAGCAATTGTAGCGATCGCGGATTTAACAGATTGCCTTTCCGCTAACTAATTCCCCGCAAGGGGACTGAAACTTATTAGTGAGGATGAAAACGACTGGGCGATCGCCTTTCCGCTAACTAATTCCCCGCAAGGGGACTGAAACATTAATAGCGCCTACGGTGGCAGGATTTATCGTTACGCTTTCCGCTAACTAATTCCCCGCAAGGGGACTGAAACCTAAAGCAGCTTTTTTACCTTTGGATACAGCATAACTTTCCGCTAACTAATTCCCCGCAAGGGGACTGAAACAGATTAACCCTAGTAGATTGGTCGAGGCGCAGGCGATCTTTCCGCTAACTAATTCCCCGCAAGGGGACTGAAACAATCTATAGCTACTGCGAAGGCTGAGAATATGGACTTTCCGCTAACTAATTCCCCGCAAGGGGACTGAAACATTCTGATTCCACTTCAATAGCTAGTGCTGGCTTGGCCCTTTCCGCTAACTAATTCCCCGCAAGGGGACTGAAACAATATTGGGGAAAAAGTTAGGGACTTAGTCAACTTAGAACTTTCCGCTAACTAATTCCCCGCAAGGGGACTGAAACCAGCAGAGAGTCTCATCGGGTGCTACTGAGCTTAAAGGCTTTCCGCTAACTAATTCCCCGCAAGGGGACTGAAACTTTAGCTATACGGTCAAGGCATATCTGATGATAGCTTTCCGCTAACTAATTCCCCGCAAGGGGACTGAAACTCCTTTTTTGGTCAGCAGTCGCCCCCTGCCCATACTCTTTCCGCTAACTA includes the following:
- a CDS encoding TIGR03985 family CRISPR-associated protein; this translates as MLDDSFTFADWRDAFFDQNHPRGEAIPDLHDSNCLCAKTTAAWLFDAKTGLNESEWKRSLLTHVNISQKLDALLQQRLFGVTRRSLQADLEILEKLGWLEYRQHKYHRVKKLPSRPISANPALTSTNLNSYELNFLNQEDLASIAQNHSQEICGVRRFFFKLDYVSPRTTIDQVEDWQHELREIWGQTPVPPIKLTYNSARLGNVVESLVYPVCIYYVQRAVYLCAFGQSPDRKTDWYNYRLDRIQQITPIKWTNTAIPQILQQRYNQATLPNPEEIEGQLSKAWGFDFYLQSQLMLLRFDRQYHDRYIQHTFRHETFAAISYQQAQRLIRQHTPQLSQQQALLKVLAARSHEDAYYRVNYRHGDNNVMMRLRAWRPKAEVLSPWDLRQSITADVAAEFQLYQDSEKL